In the Anaerobaca lacustris genome, ATCAGGCACAGGAAGACGCACCACCTGGCCCATCGCCCCTTGTCACGAATACGCTTGACCGTGGCCATCCCGTTGCGTTTCATGGATTGTCCTTCGTCTTAATCCGACAACCGCAGCCCGCAGAGGTTTCCGCGAACCTGCATTGTGCACATTGTATCGATCCGGGACAGCCCGGGCAACCATCGTTGCGTTCGGGCTCGCCTCTGGCACATCCGTGCAGGTTCTCGACGGAAATGGCGTGACGGCAGGGACGCGGGCGGCCTCTTGTCTGCAGAGCCGAGGGCGGATAGACTCTAACTCGTCCTCGGCATCGACCGATTTCCAGTGCGGAAAGGCAGGAAGCAGACCATGAAGAGCAAACAACTCACAATCGTCCTTCTGGCATTGGGGGTCCTCCTTGGCGGGTGCAAGAAGAAGCCGGGAGAACGGCCTCCTTCCCTGGCGCGCGCTGCATCGAAAGGCGACGTTGACGAAGTCCATCGATTGCTGGCACGCGGCGCCGACGCCAATGCCGGATTGCCCCTTTTACGTGCCGCTGACGCGGGGCATGTGGGCGTGGTTCAGTTGCTCCTGGCCTACGGTGCCGATGTTAATGTTCGCGGCGGTCTCGGCAGAACCGCCTTGCACGCCGCAGTCAGCCGGGACCACCTCGATGTGGCGGAGATTCTGATCGCCGGCGGTGCTGACGTCGATGCGCCTGACGAGGAGGGACAGGTGCCTCTCTCCCTGGCCATGGAATGGGGGCCAGATGAGATCGTGAGGCTCCTCGTCGCCTCGGGGGTCGAAGTCACCCTTCACGTGGCGGCGTGCATTGGAGACCTCCCAAGACTCGAGGTCCTCCTCGACGCCGGCGCCCAGATCGATTCGGCCGACCAAAAGGGCCGCACGCCTCTGCACTGGGCTGCCAAACGTGGTCGCATCGACGCAGCAGATTTCCTGATTGGCGCCGGTGCGGATGTCAACGTGCGAGATATGGAAGGCAACTCGCCACTTCATTATGCAGCTTGGCAAGGTGGCACGGAAACCGTGAGGTTCCTCATAGGCAGAGGGGCCGATGTCAATGCAAGAAACCGTGGTGGTGGGACGCCGTTGTTTTGGGTAGACAGCGCAGAAGTTGCGGAGGTCCTCCTGATTGGAGGTGCGGACGTCAACGCCAGGGCAGAGGGCGGCACGACGCCACTCTACACTCTGGACTCTGCGTTCGACGTCGATTCACCGGAACATCGAGCGCTGGCGGAACTGCTACTTGCGAAGGGAGCGGAGATTGCTGGAGGGGACACATACCGAAACAGCAAACTCCTCCTCTTCGCCGCACGCCAGGGACTGGCGCATCTGGCTGAGGTGTTGCTGGCCAAAGGGGCTGACCCTGATGCAAAGGATTTGCTTGATTATGGCAGTACGCCTCTGCTCAGGGCAGTTGTTCATGGGCATAGGGAGGTGGTCAAAGCGCTGATGGATGGCGGTGCCGATCGTGACGTCGCCGATGCCCGTGGGATTACGCCTCTGTTGGCCGCGATATCTTTGGATGATAGGGCTATGGTCGAGTTGCTCATTGACGCCGGCGCGAGCGTCAACGTAAAGGGTCCTGATGATTCAGTCCAACGCCGGTTTCCGAGTGACACAGACGACGGGGGCTGGGCTGGATACCTGCTCAGCCGACCGGATGCATCGAGCCCGCTTCATGTTGTCGCCCATCTGGGCGGCAGAGAACTGGCGGAGCTTCTCCTGGCCAGAGGTTCGGATGTCGATTTGACCGATTGCCTCGGCGACACACCACTGCACGTCGCCGCACGTGCTGGCCATCTCGACATTCTCGGGTTGCTTCTGACGCACGGCGCGGATGTCAACAAGCCCAACCGAAGCAACATGACGCCACTGCGTGCCGGCATTGCCAGTCGCAAGCCCGGCGTGGTTCTGCTGCTTCTCGACAATGGCGCCGGCATCAATGCTCCGGACAGGGATGGCGACACGCCTCTGCACGCCGCTGCCCTACGCGGCCACAAAGAGATGGTTGAGTTGCTGCTGTCTCGCGGCGCCGATCCGGGTGTGGTGGATGCCGGTGGGGCTACGCCGCTCGACGAAGCGAATCGTCGGGGCCACACCGAGGTTGTCGAGCTACTGCGCAGGCATGGGGCGGTGCAGTAGAGGGCCGTATGGTGCGGCCGGCAGCCTGTTGCGGGGGGCGAGAAAAAGAGCCTTGTACTCTGGGCCGCAGAAGAGATAATAGGGGGGGCCGATGCGGATCTCGGTCGGCCCGGTAGGGCGAACGTCCCATTCGACGTTGCTCAGAGCCCGCCCTGAACCCGGCTGAAGGGGCAGGCTCTCGTTCGCCTTGATCGTCGTGCGAGGACGCACGACCTACAACACGGCATCGGACGGATACACGGCAAACACGAAAGAAGTAGGAGAAAACCCGCCATGAGCGAAGCCACAAGCAACACCACATCGCGTCGCGAATTTCTGAAGAACACGGGCCGGGTCGCTGCGGCTTCGGCCCTGGCGACGGGGATCAGTTCGAGCCTGTACGCCGGGAGCGACAACACGATCCGTCTGGCGCTGGTCGGCTGCGGCGGGCGAGGCACGGGCGCGGCCGTCGACGCCATGAACGTCCGAGGCCAGGGCCCGATCAAGCTCGTGGCCATGGCCGACGCCTTCGAGGACCGCCTGACCAGCAGCTACAAGAACCTCAAAGCCAGTCATGCCAACCAGGTGGACGTGCCGGACGACCGCAAATTCGTCGGTTTCGACGCCTACAAGAAGGCGATGGATTGCCTGCGTCCGGGTGACGTGGCGATCTTCGGGACGCCGCCGGCCTTCCGCTGGGTGCACTTCGACTACGCCGTCCAGAAGGGCCTGCACGTCTTCATGGAAAAGCCCGTCACCGTGGACGGTCCGACGACGAAGCGGATGATCGAGCTGTCGAAGAAGGCCGACGCCAAGAACCTCAAGGTTGGCGTGGGCCTGATGTCGCGTCACAGCCGGGCGCTCCAGGAACTGGCCAATCGCGTCCACGACGGCGAGATCGGCGACATCATCCTGATGCGCGGCTACCGCATGCACGGGCCGGTGGGCTTCTTCGCCTCGCCGCCCAAGCCGGACAACATCAGCGACCTGCTCTATCAGGTGCGACGATTCCACAGCTTCATCTGGGCCAGCGGCGGCAACTACAGCGACTTCTACATCCACGTGATCGATCATCTGTGCTGGATGAAGGGCTCCTGGCCGGTGAAGGTCCAGGCCCTCGGCGGTCGCCACTACAAGGAAAGTCCCGAAGGCGTCCGATACGTGGACCAGAATTTCGACACCTACGCAGTCGAGTACACCTTCGCCGACGGCACCAAGATGGATTTCGACGGGCGCTGCATGGACGGCGCGACCCAGATCTACTCCAGCTACCTGCACGGCACGAAGGGCTCGGCGATTGCCTCCAAGAGCGGCGACTGCGGGCTGCCGTCGAGCACGTACCGGGGCCAGTCGCCCGACGACGACAAGCTGATCTGGCAGTCGAGGATTCCAAGGGCACAGCAGAATCCGTATCAGAACGAATGGGACGACCTGATCGATGCGATCCGCAACGACAAGCCCTACAACGAGGCCGAGCGCGGCGCGATCGGCAGTATGGTGACGTCGATGGGCCGCATGGCCGCCCACACGGGCGTGGAGATCACCTACGATCAGATGCTCAACTGCCCGCACGAGCTGGCGCCGGGTCTGGACAAGCTGACCTGGGATTCGCCGGCCCCGCTGAAGGCCGACGCCCAGGGCCGATACCCGGTCCCGCAGCCCGGCATTGTCACCGACCGCGAATATGCATAGTCTGTACAACGGTGGTAGGGGCGAATCATGATTCGCCCCTACGCGCCGGTTTACGGGGGGCATAGATGGAGGAGGGCAATGGGGTGGTTCGCCGCATCATGTCGGCATTTCCACGAAACGACCGCAGTACAAGCCGTAACGCACCAGTGAAGTAGGAGAAGATCCGTCATGAGTCAAACCGCAAGCGAACAGACATCACGTCGCGAATTCCTGAAGAACACCGGCCGGATCGCCGCGGCCTCCACCCTCGTCGCCGGGCTCGGTTCGAGCCTTTATGCGGCCGGCAGCGACACGATCCACGTGGCCCTGATCGGCTGCGGCGGTCGCGGCACCGGCGCCGCCCAGAACGCCCTGTCGGTCCCGAACGGGCGGACCAAGCTCATAGCCCTGGCCGACGTCTTCGCCGACCGCGTGGACCGCAGCTTCAAGGGGCTCCAGGAGAGGCACGCCGCTCAGATGGACGTGCCGGACGACCGCAAGTTCGTCGGCTTCGACGCCTACAAGAAAGCGATGGATTGTCTGCGTCCGGGCGACGTCGCGATCTCGGCGACCCCGCCGGCGTTCCGCGAGGTGCACCTGACCTATGCCATCCAGAAGGGCGTCCACCTCTTCATGGAGAAGCCTGTGACCGTCGACGGCCCGACCACCAAGCGGATGCTTGTGCTGGCCAAAGAGGCCGACAAGAAGAACCTCAAGATCGGTGTGGGTCTGATGGTCCGACACTGTCGGGGCCGCCAGGAGTTGAAGAAGCGAATCGACGCCGGCGAGATCGGCGACATCCACACGATTCGGGCCTACCGCATGGGCGGACGAGCGGCCACTCTCGGCCCCAACACGAGCAACATCAGCGACCTGCTCTATCAGATTCGCCGATTCCACAGCTTCCTCTGGTCCAGCGGCGGGCTCTTCAGCGATTACTACATCCACCAGATCGACGAGTGCTCGTGGATGAAGGGCGCCTGGCCGGTCGAGGCCCGCGCCATCGGCGCTCGCCACTATCGCGGCAACTCCGTCGATCAGAACCTCGACAACTACTCGGTCGAATACACCTTTGCCGACGGAACCAAGTTCTTCTATGGCGGCCGTCACATGGACGGCTGCGAGAACGCGTTCAACAGCTTCGTGCATGGCACGAAGGGCTCGGCGGTCGTCTCGACCTCGGCCCACACCCCCGGCCGCGTCCGCACCTACCGCGATCAGAACATGGCCCGCGAGAATCTGATCTGGAACTTCCCGCAGCCCGAGCCGAGCCCCTACCAGCTCGAATGGGACGATCTGATCGACGCCATCCGCCGCGACGAACCGTTCAACGAGACCGAGCGCGGCGCGATCGCCAGCATGGTTACGTCGATGGGCCGCATGGCCGCCCACACCGGCAACGTCATCACCTACGATCAGATGCTCAACTGCCCGCACGAGTTTGCTCCGAACGTGGCCAAGTTCACGATGGATTCGCCGGCGCCGCTCAAGGCCGACTCGGAAGGGAAGTATCCGGTGCCGCAGCCGGGTGTTCTGAAGGATCGCGAGTATCAGGAGTTTGCATAGCTCATGTCATTGCAGGCAATTCGCCGCCGGCCTCGAATCGTCCGAGGTCGGCGGCGTCTTCTTTCCATATCTTCGGCCGCTTTCAAAAGGAGTCACCATGAAGAGCCCAGCGCAGTCACATGGCTTGACATCGTTGCAGACAGAGAATAAGCGGTCCTCCCGTCGGCAGTTTCTGGCCGAGAGCTCGCGGGTCGTCGCCGGCTCGGTGCTGGGCGGCGCTGCCCTGTCGCGGGCTTATGCGGGTGAGGACAACACGATCCGGCTGGCCCTGATCGGCTGCGGCGGACGCGGCAGTGGGGCGGCCGCCAATGCCCTCAGTTCGCAGACCGGCCCGACGAAGCTCGTCGCAATGGCCGATGTGTTCGAAGACCGCCTGACGCGGTCGCACAAGGCCCTGCGTGAGCAGTTTGGCGAGCGGGTTGACGCCCCGGAGGACCGGTGTTTCGTCGGCTTCGGCGCCTACCGTAAGGCCATTGATTGTCTGCGACCCGGCGACGTGATGATCCAGGCCACCCATGCGGCCTTCCGCCCGACGCATGTGGCCTACGCCGTGGAGAAGGGGGTCAACGTCTTCATGGAGAAGTCCTTCGCTCCCGATCCGGGCGGCACACACGAAATTCTTCGTCTGGGGGCCGAGGCCGAGAAGAAGAACCTCAAGATCGGTTGCGGACTGATGTGCCGTCATTCCTCGGCGCGGCAGGCGCTGATCGAGAAGATCCGCGACGGCGCGATGGGCGAGATCACGCTGATCCGCGCCTACCGGATGGACCCCGGCGCCCGGCTGGGCCCGTTCAAGGGTGGCGAAAACGAGCTGCTCTGGCAGCTTCGGCGTCCGTACTTCTTCCTGTGGACCTCGTCGGCGTGGTTCATCGAGATGATGATCCATCAGGTGGACGAGTGCTGCTGGATCAAGGATGCCTGGCCGGTCTCGGCCGAGGGGCTGGGCGGGTGCGAGCCGCGAAGCAACGATTGCAGCCAGAACGTCCACACCTACGCCATCGAGTACACCTTCCCCGACGGGACCAAGGCGTTCGTCAACAGCCGTAACCAGCAGCATTGCCGCAACGAGTTTGCCACCTTCGCACACGGGACGAAATGCGCCGCCCAGTTCTCCGGCAACGTCCATGCCCCGACGGTGCAGATCTACAAGAACCAGCGGATCGCCCGCGACAACATCGCTTGGCGACCGGAAAACGAGAAGGTCAGCCCATACCAGGCCGAATGGGATACGCTGCTCGACGCAATCCGCCGGGACAAGCCACACAACGAGGTCAAACGGGCCGCCTATACCAATCTGGCCTCCATTATGGGACGGGCCGCCATTCATACGGGCCAGGTCATCACCTGGGACCAGATGATGGCGTCGAATTTCAAGTTCTGCGAGAATGTCAACTTCACCATCGACAGTCCTGCGCCGGTGCGGGCCGACGCCGAAGGCCGCTATCCGGTCCCGATCCCCGGCCAGTGGTCGGAGATCTGACAGGCGGACGGCCTCGTAGGGCGAGCGTCCTCGCTCGTCTTGGGGGCGTCGTGCAAGAGCCTGCCCCTTCAGCCGGGTTCAGGGCGGGCTCTGAGCAACGTCGAATGGGACGCACGACCTACGTGGGCTGCGCCTTGAATTTGCGCGGCTCAGACGGTAACATAGCAGCCGTAAACGCAATCTATAAGAGGCCCTGATTCGATACCCAAATACGGTCCAGCCAAGGCAGATCGAACGAAGGAGACATGATGGCACGCTCGAATGAATCCGACAGGAGTTTGGGCACCACGCGGCGTGATTTTCTCAAGGCCTCGACCGCACTGACTTCGGCGGCGGTCGCTGGGACGCTCGGGGCGCGGGTCTTTGCCGGCGGCAGCGATGTCCTTCGGGTAGGGATGGTCGGCTGCGGCGGCCGTTGCGCCGGTGCGGCGGCCGAGGCGCTGACGGCCGATCCCGGGGCGCGCCTCGTCGCGATGTGCGACGTCTTCATGGACCGCGTTAAGGACAAACGGCGCATCCTGAAGGAGCAGAAGGGCGATCAGGTGATGGTCGACGACGACCACTGCTTCGTCGGCTTCGACGGCTATAAGCACGTGATCGAATCGTCC is a window encoding:
- a CDS encoding ankyrin repeat domain-containing protein, with translation MLARGADANAGLPLLRAADAGHVGVVQLLLAYGADVNVRGGLGRTALHAAVSRDHLDVAEILIAGGADVDAPDEEGQVPLSLAMEWGPDEIVRLLVASGVEVTLHVAACIGDLPRLEVLLDAGAQIDSADQKGRTPLHWAAKRGRIDAADFLIGAGADVNVRDMEGNSPLHYAAWQGGTETVRFLIGRGADVNARNRGGGTPLFWVDSAEVAEVLLIGGADVNARAEGGTTPLYTLDSAFDVDSPEHRALAELLLAKGAEIAGGDTYRNSKLLLFAARQGLAHLAEVLLAKGADPDAKDLLDYGSTPLLRAVVHGHREVVKALMDGGADRDVADARGITPLLAAISLDDRAMVELLIDAGASVNVKGPDDSVQRRFPSDTDDGGWAGYLLSRPDASSPLHVVAHLGGRELAELLLARGSDVDLTDCLGDTPLHVAARAGHLDILGLLLTHGADVNKPNRSNMTPLRAGIASRKPGVVLLLLDNGAGINAPDRDGDTPLHAAALRGHKEMVELLLSRGADPGVVDAGGATPLDEANRRGHTEVVELLRRHGAVQ
- a CDS encoding Gfo/Idh/MocA family protein, yielding MSEATSNTTSRREFLKNTGRVAAASALATGISSSLYAGSDNTIRLALVGCGGRGTGAAVDAMNVRGQGPIKLVAMADAFEDRLTSSYKNLKASHANQVDVPDDRKFVGFDAYKKAMDCLRPGDVAIFGTPPAFRWVHFDYAVQKGLHVFMEKPVTVDGPTTKRMIELSKKADAKNLKVGVGLMSRHSRALQELANRVHDGEIGDIILMRGYRMHGPVGFFASPPKPDNISDLLYQVRRFHSFIWASGGNYSDFYIHVIDHLCWMKGSWPVKVQALGGRHYKESPEGVRYVDQNFDTYAVEYTFADGTKMDFDGRCMDGATQIYSSYLHGTKGSAIASKSGDCGLPSSTYRGQSPDDDKLIWQSRIPRAQQNPYQNEWDDLIDAIRNDKPYNEAERGAIGSMVTSMGRMAAHTGVEITYDQMLNCPHELAPGLDKLTWDSPAPLKADAQGRYPVPQPGIVTDREYA
- a CDS encoding Gfo/Idh/MocA family protein, whose amino-acid sequence is MSQTASEQTSRREFLKNTGRIAAASTLVAGLGSSLYAAGSDTIHVALIGCGGRGTGAAQNALSVPNGRTKLIALADVFADRVDRSFKGLQERHAAQMDVPDDRKFVGFDAYKKAMDCLRPGDVAISATPPAFREVHLTYAIQKGVHLFMEKPVTVDGPTTKRMLVLAKEADKKNLKIGVGLMVRHCRGRQELKKRIDAGEIGDIHTIRAYRMGGRAATLGPNTSNISDLLYQIRRFHSFLWSSGGLFSDYYIHQIDECSWMKGAWPVEARAIGARHYRGNSVDQNLDNYSVEYTFADGTKFFYGGRHMDGCENAFNSFVHGTKGSAVVSTSAHTPGRVRTYRDQNMARENLIWNFPQPEPSPYQLEWDDLIDAIRRDEPFNETERGAIASMVTSMGRMAAHTGNVITYDQMLNCPHEFAPNVAKFTMDSPAPLKADSEGKYPVPQPGVLKDREYQEFA
- a CDS encoding Gfo/Idh/MocA family protein; this encodes MKSPAQSHGLTSLQTENKRSSRRQFLAESSRVVAGSVLGGAALSRAYAGEDNTIRLALIGCGGRGSGAAANALSSQTGPTKLVAMADVFEDRLTRSHKALREQFGERVDAPEDRCFVGFGAYRKAIDCLRPGDVMIQATHAAFRPTHVAYAVEKGVNVFMEKSFAPDPGGTHEILRLGAEAEKKNLKIGCGLMCRHSSARQALIEKIRDGAMGEITLIRAYRMDPGARLGPFKGGENELLWQLRRPYFFLWTSSAWFIEMMIHQVDECCWIKDAWPVSAEGLGGCEPRSNDCSQNVHTYAIEYTFPDGTKAFVNSRNQQHCRNEFATFAHGTKCAAQFSGNVHAPTVQIYKNQRIARDNIAWRPENEKVSPYQAEWDTLLDAIRRDKPHNEVKRAAYTNLASIMGRAAIHTGQVITWDQMMASNFKFCENVNFTIDSPAPVRADAEGRYPVPIPGQWSEI